CTCATCAGTCCACAGAGCgaggcactaatattaattttcgttgatcagtgaagcgagtgaagtccggctttagccggacgctcagactttctgtggtgtttgcttcactcgcttcactgatcaacgaaaattaatattagtgccgttttctttgaaattgggctcgtgtatctccaacaatctttcttctttctttatatCATAACTAAAGGGGaaggatttcatagtcttctttttaaaagcgTCAGTTATACATTTGGAAaccattcgaacttcagcttcaaacactccttatcaatacgTTGCacacaaaatttaaaactatCACTTGAAACATGGGTAAAtattcctcctgtttccccccaacagttatcaaagaatgacgttttcgcatgaaatgacgtaaaaGACATCGTCCTaccgataaagataacgttccacgtcagatcacataaacatcctgctactatttaagcagccgttttcatgcgggtttccactttctgagaacggcatgctacaaatttgaggcgaacgaaggaGGAAATATGCACACGGAGGAGCAAAGGGAAAAGGAAGCCATAAAACGTTGCAATAACTGCTACAaattacaaacaaacaaattacaaacaaacaaacaaacaaacaaacaaacaaacaaacaaacaaacacacacacacacacacacacacacacacacacacacacacacacacacacacacacacacacacacacacacacacacacacacacacacacacaccacagcGCAGTGCACGCTGAACACCGCAACATATCCTTGCACACACAAGTACGCACACACACTCACgccccacacacacacacccccaCATAGCAGCACACACACCCGCACACCATATACAACACCGCACACACACGGGGACACCCACACCCTTATAGTACACCGTGGACCCCGCACcctcatacacacacacacacacacacacacacacacacacacacacacacacacacacacacacacacacacacacacacacacacacacacacacacacacacacacacacacacacacacacacacacacacacacacacacacacacacacacacacacacacacacacacacacacacacacacacacacacacacacacacacacacacacacacacacacacacacacacacacacacacacacacacacacacacacacacacacacacacacacacacacacacacacacacacaaacacacacacacacacacacacacacacacacacacacacacacacacacacacacacacacacacacacacacacacacacacacacacacacacacacacacacacacgaagctcgttattatataaatcatgatcatgattattGTATGAGCCCACACGCATTCCAAAGCTTCaccgattacgaattgcagcaaAACGCGTTGGCATTTATTCATATTAGCAGATTGATACGGCAAAAACTTTACCCTTTTACTATCTTTGTTTACTGTGAAGAATTTCCGAAGACACAATAGTTCTTGATCTTCTCATGAACAAACTCCATCCTTGAAACTTTGGTTACCTTTACACATCATTTGCATGTTCATTTCTAGATCACATTACAAGCTAAGTTTTATTACTCACCTAACTGTGCTCGCTTACCCTAGATAACTACTCTCGAACCATAATAAACCCGGCTCTCATCCTTCAAGAGCAAATTATCCACCTTTTCGTTAataactccttttttcttcgatttccaGCTTAAAAATACACGATTTCAAAATGTTCGGagcaatattttattttaaatagaaccaaaaaaaaaaacagagagaagaagaagcagtGATTTGGATGCATTTGTGGATGAATCAAGTAGTGTCCAGATGTAGCTGCAATGCACATTCCGTGACGCTCTTTTCTTTCGTCGCTCTGAGATCTGAGGATTCTCTACCTCGTAGACCTGCTTACCCGCCAAAATTAATCTGCAGAACGAAGCACGCGGAATTAGCGACCTGAACCCCTCCTCTCCCTTTATCGGCCCAAGTTTCAGCAAGTTTTCTCTAAATGCTTCCTTTTGTTCCAGGTTGTAGCAGCCGTAAACTTGTCTTTTCCCTCTCTCACGACCAGGTATTCCAACTAAGTTGTGAAGCTTGTAGAATCCGCAATGGAATTACAAGCGGTGCTCCAAAGCTGGTAGCTGTCGGATGATGCTCATGAAATTGTAACAGTTTTCATCTTCCCCAAGTGTGTTCATCGACAAAATTCAAATGTTGTAAGAACTGATGACCGTTTTCAGAAAGAATAACCTTGGAAACGGGGAAAAAGATTTAATACTAGACTCAGACTCAGTGCTTGTCAATTCGAATGGCTACAAAAACTTATTTTCTGACTTCCTGGGGGAAGAGTGCTCCTTCTTCACACGTAACGGCATTATCGGTTTCGATTCTGAAATAAGATGCACTGCAAAATTCTGCAATAACACATTACGCAGTACTACTATCCAAAATAATTAGTAAATGTAAGACAATCGCTGAACGGTTCCAATTTACAAAATTCGTGAATGAAGATCTACACAATTCAAAGACAAACAATGTAATTATTTGCTTTGGAAGTTCTTAAGATTTTCATTGGGTCTATTTTCACTGAAAGGTGGCAGGAGTGTGGAGCAAGAAGCTAGAAGTTATGAAGAAACACTGAAGTTTGATAAAATCTTCCCTCAAAATCTCAAACTTTGTTTAGTCTTTTCTTTAATGTGCGAGCCACTGAGAAGTTCCCGTTAACGTTATGCAGTTATGATAGCTTACCAACTCTTTCTAATCAAAAAGATCAAGTATGTTTAATCACATCCCGTAGTGGCGTGAAACTGGTGTAGAGCATCGAAATTCAAGGTTAGAAGCTACTGGCACGAATTATCTGGATTTCGAGGCCCAACAACAattgttatatattatatattatatacgatagggtcaaaacgatatgacgCTCGccgcagttgcgtaggcggctgcgctggaagcggcgGGGTGGAGGCGGGATTATACTGCGGCGATAAGTGAAGTTTGCAGTCCTCGATGCTAACCGCAACGTCcaaccgtgccgcttcgagcgcagccgcttgcacaaCTACACCGCGCTTCGGGTCGTGTTTGACTGACTATAAAAGCGTATGTACAAGACACATAAGTCAGCCTAGCACTGTGCTACTTTCAAGTAGAGTTTTCTTGCTGGCTTCACGTAGCTGGCTTTTTAAATGCATCCGAAGTCAAAagcacctcacgaatctggggtggtagggTTTCAGGCGGATAATGCCTAAACGAGCTCGtaaattgtggggaagaggatgattccgttcatctctctctgtatcagtgtaaacggacgacctcggaacactgtttcttacgacggaatcaccctcttctccacaatctacacACGACCCGTCTAaacattacccgcctgaacccgtaccactccagattcgtggggtgatgcctttaagtcacaAGTTAACCAAGTCATGAAAGCCTCTCTATAGATTATTTAAGAAGTCCACAGATTACCTTGAAAAGTACGAAAGTTTCTCGGCATATGTAAAACTGTGATAGAtgtatgtttaaaaaaaacattagctgTTATGTCTCCACCCTCCAAACAACAAAGATAAACATCAGTAATGTCGATAATTGCTTGAACGCACTTTTCACATACCGATATCCACTCGAAAATCTCTGCAAGTTTCGTCGCCTTCCACAAACCTTTGGTAAGTGGTAGCTTTGCagcaaaaacgcaaaaattaGTGAAAGCGATTGTCGCTAGAAGACATCACTTATGGTCCACGCATAATCGAGATCAACATCGTCGATTGCCCCGACTGGCCAAGCTCCGCGCAGTTCTTCACGGCACAAAAGGAGAAATCCGATCATTGCCTCGGGGAATATTTTGCGCCTTTCTTACCTTGTCTCGCTCCTCATCACTACTCACTACAACAAGCTAGAAAACTCCTTCAAATATTGTCAAGTAAATTCTATCACACGCTCTGACTCGAAATCtggctttccttctcttctttatattataaattaaggcgaaaaaTTACGgggttttccttctaaacgtgtcaattttacaatttgagaatattcgaccatcagctgcaaACACTCCTCCGATgtcagaataatatagatacaatatGAAAGTATGggtactcgaagtatgggtattcctcttgatttcccccaatagttatcacagaatgatgttttaacataaaatgacgtgaaagacatcattctactgataatgataacgttccacgtcagatcacataaacatcttgctactatttaagcaaccatctgcatgcgtgtttccactttctgagaacggcatgctacaaacttgaggcgaggggagaaggaaataggcacgcggaggagtcataaagctGAAGAGCAAAGTGCGCAGTGGTCACGGCAATGAAACggctccaaccatttatcttttgcgtcatgtacactaagttattgcgcaccaatgaccgggtccaccgacgccggtggatccgtcacattttatagcaatctggcgccttCGCACCAATCTaacgccggtgggcccgtcaCAACCCCTtatataggtatctggcaccggtggacccatcgcacccccttctataggtatctggcgccggcgcgctagtGCGACGCCAAtgggcccgtcgcaccgcctcctataggtatctggcgccggtggacccgtcgcacccctttctatagttatctggcgctggcgcgccaatccgacatcaagggatccgtcgcacccccattttcgaatttcgtgacacacagacaaacacacccacccacacacacacacacacatacacacgaactaagctcgttattatgtatcatgatatatatatatatatatatatatatatatatatatatatatatatatatgtcatTCATAGACATGATGAAGTTCGTGAGCCTCCTTGTCTTAGAAAGCTTAGAGAGTCAACAATTATGCTTAAAGATCGCTCGTTACCAGGAAAAACGCTCAGTATAACCTAGTGTCGTGCTGCATTATTTGAATCACATGGGCAGGAGCacattccatttcatttcatcgttTCGAGACCATTTTTAAAAGCTGGCTTGATGGGGGCTTTGCCACGATGAGGGATTTAaacacatcaccccacgaatctgaggtggtacggatttcaggtggagagtttctatacggggtcgcagattctgagaagagggtgattccgtccatttcttcctaattgccgtaaaaaaacggcccggaaaatgcggcgcgtgcagaaggctggcgcgctccaatcgaactctttgagGAAATTACGCCGCAGAACGCTCGAattcgtatcttccgggccgtttttttacggcaattaggaagaaatagacggaatcacccttcttttcataatctacgattgcGTATAGgcatagtccacctgaaatccacatcaccccagattcgtggggtgatgcctttaaatacgcGATATAATACGTTACGCAATGGGACAGTCCAATTGCCAAAGTCTGAAGTCCTCTCGATCTTTGAATGTCAGTGTGAGTTCGTGAGCGTCGAAAGGGCGGACATTTTCGCGCTTCACCTGATAGTAGGATATATCCATTGCTTACTGGTTTGATTCCTGCTCTGTCAGGTCTTTTTCCGTGTCAGACTTCTTGAAGTAATAGGCATGATAAAATCCGCCTTCTTCCCAATCATATGGTTGATGTTCGGAATAGTCAAGGCGTGCACAAACCTATAAATACACTGTGAAAATAATTGCAAGTTGGCTGTGCTACGCACTCAAATCGAACGATGCCTTAGCAAAACTGCTAATTTACCCTGTCCAGTTGTCGTCGGAGCATAGCATAATTGGGCTTTGAATTAAATTCAAGGTGTCGAATGTGGTCGTAGACCATGTACATTTCTTGAGGACACTTTAGCAACAGCCTCGACCCgatcttctccttcttcttctcgatTATTTTATCCTCGTCGTTTCGCCAAATCAGTTTACCCTGTTTAAAAAAGCTTCGTGCTTTTGTAATTTGACTATTAGTAGTGATTCTTCTGTTTCGCTATAAATAGACTtcactaaaaatattttattctatgtGTTCCCCTAACATTTAGAATCgtaagaagaataaaaggtGAGGTGTTAGACCTGTGAACTTACAGCCATAAACTCGACCGTCATATAGAGCCAAGCCCATAAGTCGTCTCTTCTCCCTTGATCTAGTTTTTTATGCATATTCAGTGagcaatacttgcttgtacccAAAAACGCCACTTTCTTCCTTGGAGCGCGATGCCGCACTCCTTGTTCAGTCAAGGATAGCTGCGATACTACATTATAAAGTCAGCCAAAGAAAGATAACAGGAAGTAGCACTTAAATCTGGAGCCTTAACATCTCGAAACTCACAAATCTTCTGCAAAAGCCGAGGTCCAGCAAGTAAACCTTCCGCTCGGCGGACCACGCAAAATTGCTAGCTTTTATGTCTCTGTGCAGGATTCCAGTACGGTGGAGATCGTGGATAGCCTGTGATGATAACGTTAATGAGCAAATATCGCTAAGGTATGAGACTAACTACCTCTAAACACTGACGACATAACCTTATTGCTGTAGATCGGGTAAAACGAGACTCCGGAGTCATTCGACGAAGCCTAAGAACTTACTGAATTAACTAACTTAACTTACTAACTTGATAGAAAAGCGAGAGATTATTAAAATGGTGTGTTAGTCTCAAGATCCTTATTGCTGTAAGGGAAAACGGAGAAAATATCGTTATTGTTTGACAGTAGCactcaaaaaaggaaaggtcCAACGTACATATTGCTGAAGTGCGATATTCTTTAATTGTCGTTAGAAAAATTCTCGATATCATTTTCATCACATAGAGGGGAAATGGTGGGGGTGATCGAACTTATCGAAGATAACAAAGCAGGGAATGAGATGTACAACCTCGCAAACACCAACAAGTGAAAGTAGTCTTGCGAAGAAGTGTACAATAATGACGTCAAAGGCAGCGCACCACGAGTCTGGggttgtacggattttaggtagAGTGcccgtatacgaggtcgtagattatggagaccggggtgcttgcgctcatctctccctgaatcactgcaagcagccggctgCTGAATggtgttttgtacgacgccttctattgcagcgcaccGCCCCTGCACGCGTaacgtcccttactgcctatcggtaGTGttagaattgattttcgacgaatcgcagggcggaggcagCGCAAGGGGTtcagcgttgcaatagatggcgtcgtacaaaacagcattctggaggtggCTGTTTGCAATgatcagggagaaatggacagaatcaccctcctctccataatctacaacccgtatacggatactccacctgaaatccgcaaaacctcagattcatggcatgctgcctttaaggagaaaAGTTCGTACTCACCGAGAGAGTGGGCGCTCTACCAAGCTCATAATCATCACGTTAACGATCTCTTTTCCACATCTTAATCTACACGCTAAGTACAGTCGACAAAAATGTTGGGACCACTGCATCACTCGCAGCTGCATCACCTCAAATTAAACTTTTACCATCCATCGTTTTAGATCTGACAGTGTTTTTTAACATCACTATTCCTTCCCTTAGACACTCAGAAATAAATACCAATCGTTGCTAGTCACCAATCATGAGACGAATATGATGATTTCGCATCGAATCTCGACGGCGGTCTTGTCCACTTTCCTTCTCACTATCTGCGGGAGGGTGGACGTGTCATTTCAGGATTCGTATACGATTTGCAGTTTTCCATCATGTCGTCTCATAAACATTACACGGTTcaccaccccattttacagctatcatTTTACAGCGCAcaaactcgacgccggtggacccgccgcacgtcgatttgcgacatgcacacgaagttactgcgcgacacttctacaccacgacacgaattcgacgccgtgggatcCGCCTCACCGCATTATATAGCTTTACGATGCCTGCGCAACAACCCgatgccgtgggacccgtcgcaccccatgttatagctatctgacgccagTGGATGCGTCGCACCCCATCTTACCGCTCAACCACCCCggtgcaccaatccgatgtTGGTGGACttgtcgcaccccattttatagttatctgacgccggtggacgcGTCAcacccattttatggatatctagcgccggcgcgccaattcaatgccggtggacccgtcgcacccctttctacggatatctgacgccggtgtcCGTCGCATCACACATTATAGCGTTCTTCGTCGCACCCCATAATATAGCGTTCCtgcgtcgaggcaccaactcgacgccggaggactcccttttcgaatttcgtgactgacacacacgtGTCAGattaagctcgttattatatagcatgatcatggtCATGATCACGATGACGAACCTAAATCCACTTAGTCGAAATCCGCCCGTGCAATCTCTTACTCCGCCCTCTCACACAAATGCTGATCTCTTCACATAAACATGTTATCTATAGTCGagccaaaacaacatgaagctcggtgcagtcgcgtaaagcactgtgctcgaagcggtgcggtgcagCGAAGCGATGAGGACTGAGGTGAGGCCCTtgttagcaccactcatcgctgcagctgCGGTGGTCCCACCTAGATCCTTACCGCTGGGCTCTGCCCCACACTGAGTGGAGCCGCTCACGCGACTGCATCGTGCTTTATTTCGTTCTGACCCTGCTTTATGTGTTATCGTTTTGTTCTAGATTATGTACCAAAAACTTGATTTCGATACGACTGTGTTTTGATGCCATCGTTTCCGATAGTTACATGATAGTTACAATGCAGAATACATCATGTGCAATTGacgaaaatttccggaaactCCTCTACCTCCGTTCATTGCTGCTCTTCGCGATGGTccaacctcgattccaactgctagctctaccgcaccgcttcacgtcgttttgactcgatcACAAATATTGCACATTCTTTTACAGATTCATGTTATTACAAGTATTTTATGCAACCAAACCCAAATAGGCAACTGCATAGAGCGatattattttaatgtttGGAATAAAACAGGATTTTGAGATAAGTGTTGTAAATAAAACGTAATTGCCTCATTCCGGAGGGTTTCACTTCGTTCACCAGTTTGGTCAACGAACTCTGTCTTAAGAGCACCACGTACACCATCTTTTTCTACTTCGTACACTGCACCAAACCCTCCTGAACCAATTTTTCTGGTCACCTGCAAAAGCAGTGTCTGACCTCTAAGTGGCGTACAATctaggaaagagaaaagagaagaattacCTTCCAGTCGCATATTATGGCATCGCGTGTTATTTCAGGCTTTGGAACCGAAGATGATGTTGACATTACCGTTGATGAACCGCTCTACCTTCGAAATCTAATATCGTCTGCTCACGCGAACAGCTTAATAGAAATGAACGTTCTTCAGTAGCAAAGCGTGTTTTTCTTTATCAGATGCATGTATCTAATATTTAAATGTGGAACTCATTTTAAACAGATCGTGCGGTGTAACCTTTAagataatatataaaaaaaaacaaataaacatcatTGTGCGTATTTATACTATGAATCTGAACCAACAGAGGAATACGTGTAACTTGTGCGCGTGTCCTCGTACGGAGCAGGTCAAAAAATATCTAGTAAATAGTGGTTTAAGAGAATGTTCAATGTACACAAATTGGTCAAAGGAAACCTGAACTCAGGATCCTCTCCTGCATGTGTATTAAAATCGTGTGGCACCGCCGAATAAGCGAGTATAAAGAGTTGAAGCCTCAAATCAAGTATTTTTTCCTCGGCCGGACTCCATAGATTCAACTTCACATTCCAAACAGTAAACCTGTTCAAACTAAGTTCTCAAAAATCTCTGGACGAATTCAAGGCTCTAGCGGTTAGGATAATAACAGAAGGCTctacattttaaaatatacCCTTTTAGATGAGCACTTGGTCATCTGTTTTATAATGTGagtgtgcagtttttttttgcactcaaATGATCCTTTGAAATATCAGAGGTAGCAGATTGGAGTTTAGATGAAGTGTCAGTGTACACTAGAAACTTTTCTATCGCTGTTTGCTTTTTAACCTTAAGCAACTTTTCTTGTCTAGTCTGGAGCACGGGTCCAAGGGCGTTTAGGCCCAAAATGAAGATAACATAACATTCTTTTCCTTAGGGAATAACATCGACGATGTTCGTCCCACGCGCGAAAGTTACTCAACTTCTTAACAAATGTCGCAACCACGGTTAAGAACCCAATAGCACGAAAACACATGACAAGAACATAAGTTCTAGGTACAATGCATCCCTCATTGTATTGTCATCCCTCATGCACAAAACGATTATGAGGTAGAACCTCAGAAGTACCaaaacttcttcaaatttcttgaattaaTTGTTCTGTTAATAGATGAACCTACAACGAAATCTTTAAATTTGCTCAgaaagtgttgaaattttcgagGTAATCTGATGAGTTCTTCTGTGGCTTAATAGTTAAAGGTTCTTCAACGTGCATTGTTTTGTCAAATTAGAATTTGTGCTAAACATAGTGGTAGTAGCACATGAAGTCGGCGAATTTATTATCGTGAGTTTCGCCTGCGAAATTGTCAGCTGGATGGGAGGGTAAGAGTCACTACAGTCACCAACTGCGATTTATTTAGTCCTATTTTGActttgggcgggtgtagtgtagcggttagaggttaggttagagataaaaacactgacttgacacatcggctaccgcaagtaattgtatagggcagttacacgttcgtgaacctcaaacgattctgaattgaagtgaatgtgggagcgcatcccaagcggattgattaacgccagaaactttatcctttatcctttattttgacCTTGGAATGCAGATTTATGCCAACGACACAATTGCACCTAAGAATCCTTTTTccaaggttaaaggcatcacccaggaatctgaggtggtacggatttcaggtggagtatgcgTATACGGTATCGTAGATCATGGACAGAGGGATGATCCCgtccctctctccataatcgtgatttcttgctaaaaaaaaattgtccgaaagatacggctaaaacggcttcg
This window of the Necator americanus strain Aroian chromosome III, whole genome shotgun sequence genome carries:
- a CDS encoding hypothetical protein (NECATOR_CHRIII.G11118.T1), which encodes MSTSSSVPKPEITRDAIICDWKVTRKIGSGGFGAVYEVEKDGVRGALKTEFVDQTGERSETLRNEVMQLRVMQWSQHFCRLYLACRLRCGKEIVNVMIMSLVERPLSRLRRMTPESRFTRSTAIRLCRQCLEAIHDLHRTGILHRDIKASNFAWSAERKVYLLDLGFCRRFLSLTEQGVRHRAPRKKVAFLGTSKYCSLNMHKKLDQGRRDDLWAWLYMTVEFMAGKLIWRNDEDKIIEKKKEKIGSRLLLKCPQEMYMVYDHIRHLEFNSKPNYAMLRRQLDRVCARLDYSEHQPYDWEEGGFYHAYYFKKSDTEKDLTEQESNQIETDNAVTCEEGALFPQEVRK
- a CDS encoding hypothetical protein (NECATOR_CHRIII.G11118.T2), which codes for MSTSSSVPKPEITRDAIICDWKVTRKIGSGGFGAVYEVEKDGVRGALKTEFVDQTGERSETLRNEVMQLRVMQWSQHFCRLYLACRLRCGKEIVNVMIMSLVERPLSRLRRMTPESRFTRSTAIRLCRQCLEAIHDLHRTGILHRDIKASNFAWSAERKVYLLDLGFCRRFLSLTEQGVRHRAPRKKVAFLGTSKYCSLNMHKKLDQGRRDDLWAWLYMTVEFMAGKLIWRNDEDKIIEKKKEKIGSRLLLKCPQEMYMVYDHIRHLEFNSKPNYAMLRRQLDRVCARLDYSEHQPYDWEEGGFYHAYYFKKSDTEKDLTEQESNQIETDNAVTCEEGALFPQELEIEEKRSY